The proteins below come from a single Procambarus clarkii isolate CNS0578487 chromosome 54, FALCON_Pclarkii_2.0, whole genome shotgun sequence genomic window:
- the LOC138352541 gene encoding uncharacterized protein has protein sequence MMALALLFLGYIAQIQGQAYQPYGTHAPLPVVTPTTSTVTTETTLTHTLRETTTSDVWVTEQTAITLTVTQTTTQWEFVPQQPQTVTSVIRVTSTPVVLVTATVGVYPVSTLVSIYSQFVTTTDTVKYWQTITHVAVTHEIQTVPVVSTQELVQDIVTTITQIVTTTVTSTTARYYA, from the exons ATGATGGCACTTGCTCTACTCTTCCTTGGTTATATCGCCCAG ATCCAGGGTCAGGCGTACCAACCTTACGGCACCCATGCGCCCCTGCCAGTCGTCACCCCCACAACCTCCACCGTCACCACTGAG ACtaccctgacccacactctgcgggAGACTacaacctctgacgtctgggttaCTGAGCAGACGGCGATCACCCTGACAGTCACCCAGACAACCACCCAATGGGAGTTTGTTCCCCAGCAGCCACAGACGGTGACCTCTGTGATAAGGGTCACCTCCACaccggtggtgttggtgacggctacGGTGGGGGTCTACCCAGTGAGCACACTGGTCTCTATCTACAGTCAGTTCGTCACCACAACAGATACTGTTAAATACTGGCAGACCATCACCCACGTGGCTGTCACTCACGAG ATCCAGACGGTCCCTGTGGTATCTACCCAAGAACTAGTGCAGGATATAGTAACTACTATCACCCAAATTGTAACTACTACGGTTACTTCCACCACCGCCAGATACTATGCTTAA